The Acidithiobacillus sp. genome contains the following window.
CAATCCAAGTCAACACACTCCAGGGATGACCGGGGATGATTTCTAACGTCTGCCCCACCAGATGGGGTATGGCCGCGAATACCGTGCGGTAATCCAGACTGCCGCAATAGTGGTATATAGCCGCAATCCCGATCAAAAAACCAAAATCGCCAACGCGGTTAACAATGAAAGCCTTGAGTGCTGCGACGTTGGCGCTTTCCCGCTGGAACCAGAAACCGATGAGCAGATACGAAACCAGACCCACCGCCTCCCAGCCAAAAAAGATCTGGAGAAAATTATTGCTCATCACCAGCATAATCATACTGAACGTGAACAAGGCTATATAACTGAAGAAACGCGCGTAACCCGGATCACCGTGCATATAACCAATGGTATAAAGATGCACACACAGAGATACAAAGGTCACAATGACCAGCATCAGTGCCGTCAGGCTATCGATATCAAAACCAATAGATACCGGGAGATGCCCCAATACCGCCCAGGTATAGACATTCCCGTAAAAGGTGATGCCGTGACTGGACTGCCACAGCACCGCTAAAGACAGATAGAAAGCAATAACTACGCCAATAGTCGGCGCCCAATGCGCCTGTTCCCGAAGCTTCCAGCCCCAGAAACCGGCCATCAGGGAACCCACCAGCGGCGCCAGCGGAATGGCCAGATACACGGCGAGAGGGGGAAAGGCGTTTAACCAGTCAAAAACCCACATATCAACCCCTCAACTCGTCGATATCATCTACATTAATGCTATGGCGATTACGGAAGTACACAACCAGTATCGCCAGGCCAATAGCCGCTTCGGCAGCCGCCACGGTGAGAATAAAAAACACAAACACCTGTCCGTCGAGATTGCCGAGATAATGGGAAAATGCGACCAGGTTGATATTCACTGCCAACAGCAACAACTCGATCGCCATCAGCAGAATGATGACATTTTTGCGATTGAGGAAAATGCCGACCACGCCGATGGAAAAAAGCATCGCCCCGAGAATCAGATAGGCCGCCAGGGTCGGTTGTCCAGCACTCATGATTTTGGCTCCCGCAAATCCACCAGATGCACCCGATCTTTGGCGCGCACGGCCATCTGTGCACCAATATTCTGAGTTTTCGTACCCGTCCGGCGCCGCAAGGTCAGAGCGATGGCGGCAACAATAGCTACCAGCAGAATAACTGCCGCTATTTCAAACGGATACAGATATTGGGTATAAAGAAGAACCCCCAGCGCCCGCGTATTATCGGCATTGGCGGGTATAGCTGCGGGTGCGGAAATATGACCCAGCGGAGAAGTCCAGAAAACAGCCGCCAGTTCCAGCACACCGAGGATAGCAATAGCCAGACCTAATGGCAGATAACTGAGAAAGCCTTCTTTGAGACGTGCCAGGTTGATATCCAGCATCATCACCACAAAGAGGAAAAGCACCATCACCGCACCCACATAGACCAGGATAAGAATCAACCCCAGGAATTCTGCTCCCAGCAGGATGAACAGGGCTGCCGCATTAAAAAATGCCAGCACCAGATACAAGGTCGCATACACCGGGTTACGCGCCGTCACCACGAG
Protein-coding sequences here:
- the nuoK gene encoding NADH-quinone oxidoreductase subunit NuoK — translated: MSAGQPTLAAYLILGAMLFSIGVVGIFLNRKNVIILLMAIELLLLAVNINLVAFSHYLGNLDGQVFVFFILTVAAAEAAIGLAILVVYFRNRHSINVDDIDELRG
- a CDS encoding NADH-quinone oxidoreductase subunit J → MLPVTTILFYIFSAILLGSATLVVTARNPVYATLYLVLAFFNAAALFILLGAEFLGLILILVYVGAVMVLFLFVVMMLDINLARLKEGFLSYLPLGLAIAILGVLELAAVFWTSPLGHISAPAAIPANADNTRALGVLLYTQYLYPFEIAAVILLVAIVAAIALTLRRRTGTKTQNIGAQMAVRAKDRVHLVDLREPKS